Proteins from a genomic interval of Zingiber officinale cultivar Zhangliang chromosome 2A, Zo_v1.1, whole genome shotgun sequence:
- the LOC122043978 gene encoding zinc finger MYM-type protein 1-like encodes MSDTRKYLSGHDKRKKRKKVEEFIETQRGAIDRFVVKESKNSSLEDLVNEEKQESNGNELDEGLAIENDIEGDVNEIEGNESGDDLDFKNNFSESDDDAINEVNEEPSSSIPLDIFDPKNWENLDPKWKDQLVGKGPIRDVLTGKGPKDRSNRRFSSDFYTRILPNGQKHHRDWLVYSKALDKAFCFCCKLFKRGSQPSQLANEGYCDWGHLSSRLKEHETSIEHINYYASWSELRIRLMKGTTIDHAIQDQIKKAKEHWRKVLHRLISLVKFLAKQNIAFRGSNEKLYDDNNGNFMAAVEMIAECDSVMKEHIERNTHHHYLSHKIQNELICLLASQIKSSILENIKKAKFFSVILDCTPNVSNQEQMTLVIRCVDVSISPMKVEEYFLGFLKVDDTTGQGLFEELQNVLKSFDLDIDNVRGQGYDNGANMKGRHQGVQKKLLDINPRALYTPCGCHCLNLTLCDIANSCGKAKDFFGVVQRIYTIFSHSTKRWKILIDHVTVKGLTLKPLSITRWESRTESVKAVVLQAQQIREALLQVAEEKDTDSKIRSETKSLATFGLGNFEFLVGMIIWYDILGKVNIVSKSLQSENMLIDVAMTKIKGLIASFEEYRESGFGQAINTAKELASTMEIDPVFPEKRQIYRKRHFDEVTCESSKLPQESAEEAFRIHYFLFIVDQTIGSLKKRFEQYEEYENIFGFLFTVEKLSSLIDEDLKAHCKNLERKLQRKNGTRQDVSDLDGDDLYQELKIIQHILPKETKTARYY; translated from the exons ATGTCTGATACTAGGAAGTATCTATCAGGACATGATAagcggaaaaaaagaaaaaaagttgaAGAATTTATTGAGACTCAAAGAGGGGCAATCGACAGATTTGTTGTCAAAGAATCGAAAAATTCATCACTTGAAGATTTGGTTaatgaagaaaaacaagaaagcaatggtAATGAATTAGATGAAGGCTTAGCCATTGAAAATGATATAGAGGGAGATGTGAATGAGATTGAAGGCAATGAAAGTGGTGATGACTtagactttaaaaataatttttctgaaAGTGATGATGATGCTATTAATGAAGTGAATGAAGAACCAAGTTCATCAATTCCACTTGACATTTTTGATCCTAAAAATTGGGAGAATTTAGATCCCAAGTGGAAGGATCAATTAGTGGGAAAGGGTCCTATAAGAGATGTATTAACAGGGAAAGGTCCCAAAGACAGATCAAATAGACGATTCTCTTCAGATTTCTATACTCGGATTTTGCCAAATGGTCAAAAACACCATAGAGATTGGTTGGTCTATTCAAAAGCACTTGATAAAGCATTTTGTTTTTGTTGCAAGTTGTTCAAAAGGGGGTCTCAACCAAGTCAACTAGCAAATGAGGGATACTGCGATTGGGGACATCTTAGTAGCAGACTTAAGGAACATGAGACAAGTATTGAGCATATCAATTATTATGCTAGTTGGTCTGAGTTGCGTatcaggttaatgaagggtacaaCAATTGATCATGCTATTCAAGATCAAATCAAGAAGGCAAAAGAGCATTGGAGGAAGGTATTACACCGATTAATTTCACTTGTGAAATTTTTGGCTAAACAAAATATAGCATTTCGTGGTAGTAATGAGAAACTTTATGATGATAACAATGGAAATTTTATGGCTGCTGTTGAGATGATTGCTGAGTGTGACTCAGTGATGAAGGAGCATATTGAAAGAAATACACATCATCATTATCTTAGCCACAAAATTCAGAATGAATTGATATGCTTGTTAGCCTCTCAAAtaaagagttctattcttgaaaaCATTAAAAAAGCTAAGTTCTTTTCTGTAATACTTGATTGCACTCCTAATGTTAGTAACCAAGAGCAAATGACTTTGGTTATAAGATGTGTTGATGTTTCTATAAGCCCAATGAAAGTAGAAGAATACTTTTTGGGATTTTTAAAAGTGGATGATACAACAGGACAAGGGTTGTTTGAAGAACTGCAAAATGTATTGAAAAGTTTTGAtcttgatattgataatgtgagaggGCAGGGATATGATAATGGGGCAAATATGAAAGGGAGGCACCAAGGCgtacaaaaaaaattattggatATAAATCCTAGAGCATTATATACTCCATGTGGTTGTCATTGTTTGAATTTAACACTTTGTGATATTGCAAATTCCTGTGGAAAAGCGAAAGACTTTTTTGGAGTAGTACAACGAATTTATACAATATTTTCTCATTCTACAAAGAGATGGAAGATTTTGATAGATCATGTAACGGTAAAAGGTTTAACTCTCAAGCCATTATCAATCACTCGATGGGAAAGTCGTACTGAAAGTGTAAAAGCAGTGGTACTTCAAGCTCAACAAATCAGAGAAGCTTTACTTCAAGTTGCAGAAGAAAAAGACACTGACTCTAAAATAAGAAGTGAAACTAAGTCTTTAGCAACATTTGGACTCggaaattttgagtttttagtgggtatgattatttggtatgatatattGGGTAAAGTTAATATTgttagcaaaagcttacaatctGAAAACATGCTTATTGACGTTGCTATGACCAAGATTAAGGGGTTAATTGCTTCTTTTGAAGAGTATAGAGAATCTGGATTTGGACAAGCTATCAATACAGCAAAAGAACTTGCTTCAACAATGGAGATTGATCCTGTTTTTCCTGAAAAAAGACAAATatatagaaaaagacattttgATGAGGTTACATGTGAGTCTTCGAAACTACCTCAAGAATCTGCCGAGGAAGCTTTTAGAATTCATTATTTTTTGTTCATAGTAGATCAAACAATTGGGTCATTGAAGAAAAGGTTTGAGCAATATGAggaatatgaaaatatttttggatTTCTTTTCACAGTTGAAAAGTTGAGTTCATTGATTGATGAGGACTTGAAAGCTCATTGCAAGAATCTTGAAAGGAAACTACAAAGAAAAAATGGTACAAGACAAGATGTTTCAGATTTGGATGGAGATGACTTATATCAAGAACTGAAAATCATACAACATATTCTGCCAAAGGAAACAAAAACAGCAA GATATTATTAA
- the LOC122042250 gene encoding NADH dehydrogenase [ubiquinone] iron-sulfur protein 1, mitochondrial-like, translated as MGFLVHALRRSNPLLRSQYSNLTPTGIRWICSSSALRKPESAAIDTYDPAELPPRTPVGGARFHIDNPEDVMEVFVDGYPVKIPKGMTVLQACEVAGVDIPRFCYHSRLSIAGNCRMCLVEVEKSPKPVASCAMPALPGMKIKTNTPVAKKAREGVMEFLLMNHPLDCPICDQGGECDLQDQSMAFGADRGRFTEMKRSVVDKNLGPLVKTVMTRCIQCTRCVRFASEVAGVQDLGMLGRGSGEEIGTYVERLMTSELSGNVIDICPVGALTSKPFAFKARNWELKGTETIDVTDAVGSNIRIDSRGPEVMRIVPRLNEDINEEWISDKTRFCYDGLKRQRLNDPMIRGADGRFKAVSWQDALAVVAEVIQQVKPAEIVGIAGQLSDAESMMTLKDFLNRLGSENVACEGNGVNPNADLRPSYLMNTHIAGLENADAFLLVGTQPRVEAPLINARIRKTVRANQAKVAYIGPPSDFNYDHQHIGTCPKTLLEITEGRHPFCSTLKSAKNPAIIVGAGIFKRKDKDAIFSKVESIAKTFNVIRKDWNGFNVLLLNAAQAAALDLGLVGSPSESIQSAKFLYLMGADDVKLETLPDDAFVVYQGHHGDKNVYRANVILPAAAFSEKEGTHENTEGCAQWTVPAVPTVGDARDDWKIIRALSEVAGVRLPYDNLQGIRARIRTVAPNLLQVDEREPSTLSFDIKPDCKDQLSLEPFTAAIDNFYMTNSITRASKIMAQCSSVLLKK; from the exons atgggCTTCCTCGTCCATGCGCTCCGTCGCTCCAATCCTCTGCTCCGATCCCAGTACTCTAACCTCACCCCCACCGGCATCCGGTGGATCTGCTCGTCCTCCGCCCTCCGAAAGCCGGAATCTGCCGCAATCGACACCTACGACCCCGCTGAACTGCCGCCTAGGACCCCCGTCGGCGGCGCCAGGTTCCACATCGACAACCCCGAAGACGTCATGGAGGTCTTCGTCGACGGGTACCCCGTCAAGATCCCCAAGGGGATGACCGTCCTCCAAGCCTGCGAGGTCGCCGGCGTCGACATCCCTCGGTTTTGCTATCACAGCCGACTCTCCATCGCGGGAAACTGCCGCATGTGCCTCGTTGAGGTTGAGAAGTCCCCCAAGCCCGTCGCCTCCTGCGCCATGCCCGCACTCCCAG GGATGAAAATTAAGACGAACACGCCGGTGGCAAAGAAGGCTAGAGAAGGGGTGATGGAGTTCCTGTTGATGAATCACCCACTGGACTGCCCGATCTGCGATCAGGGAGGCGAATGTGACCTTCAGGATCAGTCGATGGCTTTTGGAGCGGACCGTGGACGATTCACAGAGATGAAGAGGTCGGTGGTTGATAAGAATCTGGGGCCGCTTGTAAAGACAGTGATGACCCGATGCATCCAATGCACAAG ATGTGTCAGATTTGCTAGTGAGGTGGCTGGTGTTCAGGACCTAGGAATGTTAGGTCGCGGTAGTGGGGAGGAAATAGGAACTTACGTTGAGAGACTCATGACAAGCGAGCTCTCAGGCAATGTGATAGATATCTGCCCTGTTGGAGCTCTGACTTCTAAACCTTTTGCTTTTAAAGCTAGAAACTGGGAGTTAAAGGGTACAGAGACTATTGATGTTACTGATGCAGTTGGATCAAACATAAGAATTGATAGTAGAGGCCCAGAAGTTATGCGAATTGTGCCACGTCTGAATGAG GATATTAATGAGGAGTGGATATCAGACAAAACACGCTTCTGTTATGATGGTCTTAAAAGGCAAAGGTTAAATGATCCTATGATTCGTGGTGCTGATGGACGATTCAAGGCAGTGTCTTGGCAAGATGCACTTGCAGTGGTTGCTGAAGTCATCCAACAAGTTAAACCTGCTGAAATTGTTGGAATTGCAGGTCAACTTTCTGATGCAGAATCTATGATGACACTGAAAGACTTTCTGAACAGATTGGGATCAGAGAATGTGGCATGTGAAGGAAATGGCGTGAATCCTAATGCAGATTTACGTCCTAGTTACCTTATGAACACACATATTGCCGGTCTTGAGAATGCTGATGCTTTCCTGTTGGTTGGCACCCAG CCTAGAGTAGAAGCCCCATTGATAAATGCAAGAATCAGAAAGACTGTACGAGCAAATCAAGCTAAAGTGGCCTATATTGGCCCTCCATCTGACTTCAACTATGATCACCAACATATTGGTACATGTCCCAAAACACTCCTTGAGATCACGGAGGGCCGCCACCCTTTCTGCTCCACCCTGAAATCTGCAAAGAACCCAGCTATTATAGTCGGTGCTGGAATTTTCAAGCGCAAAGACAAGGATGCCATCTTTTCTAAAGTTGAGTCTATAGCGAAGACTTTCAATGTTATCAGAAAAGACTGGAATGGCTTCAATGTCTTGCTACTGAATGCCGCCCAAGCTGCTGCCCTCGACCTTGGTCTTGTAGGCAGCCCCTCTGAGAGTATCCAATCTGCCAAGTTTCTTTACCTGATGGGGGCCGACGATGTGAAATTGGAAACACTCCCAGATGATGCATTTGTAGTTTACCAGGGTCATCATGGCGATAAAAATGTTTACCGGGCTAATGTTATTTTACCTGCTGCTGCATTCAGCGAGAAAGAAGGGACACATGAGAACACTGAGGGTTGTGCCCAATGGACAGTTCCTGCAGTCCCCACTGTTGGCGATGCAAGAGATGATTGGAAGATCATTAGGGCGCTCTCCGAGGTGGCTGGTGTCCGTCTGCCTTATGATAACCTTCAAGGCATCCGTGCTCGGATAAGGACAGTGGCGCCAAATCTGCTGCAGGTGGACGAGAGAGAGCCATCCACTCTCTCTTTCGACATCAAACCAGACTGCAAAGATCAATTGAGCCTCGAGCCATTCACAGCTGCAATCGACAACTTCTACATGACTAATTCGATAACCCGGGCATCAAAGATAATGGCTCAATGCAGTTCAGTACTGTTAAAGAAATGA